The genomic window TTCATCACGCTGTTGTTTGAGATGATCCAGCGCTTTGGTCATCTGTTCTTTAACATCTGACATACGATGTGCTCCCTTGTTGGACGTGAAGGGTTCTTCTTGTATAGTCTGCCCGTCATGGCGAGGTTAGTCGCTCAATGAAATTGCAATGCCATGCGACCAAAGCCGGTTGTCTATTCTATCCCGCCGAATCTCACAGAACTAGCCCCCTACCCAGGAAACCCTTATTTGATCAGGGCCAGGTCCTACGTGTACAGACACTGCCCTCGTAAAGTCACACTTGCAGAGGGCACCAAACTCGGTGATACTATCTGAGTATGACCATGATAGAGTCATGCTTGCTCAAGACCGTGGGCTGAGCAGAAGAGTTCAAGAATCCTGCAACCGACCGTGCATGATTGACGGCAGGAGAGACGACAATGCCACGACATATCAGAATGGGATTCTGGCTCACGGCAGGGACGCTCCTAGTGCTATCGACCTGCCTGAGCACTGAGGCCTGGGCCTATCAACCAGGACCCGTGAAGAACGGGGCCGTCGTACGTGGATCAGTGACCGTCACCGGGACTGTCCCGGCACCAAAAGAATTCGAGTTGCGTCGCTATCCAGACCACGAATTTTGCAGCGAACTGTCCGATACACAAGGGTATCGGAGCCTGCGGGAAGTGACCTTCAGACCGGATGGAGGCCTCAAAGACGTCGTGGTGGCGATAGAAGGTGTGGAGCACGGTAAGCCCTTCTCCTTCACCGATGCGGAGGTCGAAGCGGATCTCTGTCGGTTTCTCCCGTTCGTCACCGTGATCAATGATACGCGGCAAGTCACGGTGTTCAACCGAGACCCAGTCCCTCACGACATCCAAGGGTTGGCGATCGATCAGCCTGAAAGTGATATGGTCTTCTACCAGCCCTCGGTAGAAGCCAGTGGGACTACCGCCAACATACAGCTGGCGAAAGGGCAACACGTATTCACGATGCGCTGCAGCCTCCACCCCTATATGCAGAACTGGGGTTACGCTGTCGACAATCCCTATTATGCCGTCACGGACGCGTCTGGCGCATTCTCGATCGAAGATCTCCCGCCAGGGACCTATCGCCTCAAGGCCTGGCATCCTATACTCGGCACGCACGAACAGGAACTCACGGTGGCCGCCAATGAGACGATTTCGGTGGAACTGTGGTTTAAGGCCAACTTCTGACAGGAACCGTTTCGATCCTGAGGTCCTGGAAAAGGTATCCAGCCTCACGCTTTTTAAAGCTCCTACAAACGGACAGCTTGGGAATTAATGCAAGGACACCAGTTGCTGATACAGACTTCGGGTTTCCTTGGCAATGGCAGCCCAGCTAAAAAGTTGTTCTGCTCGTCGTCGACCGGCTTGAGCAAACTGCTCACGCATCCCACTGTCCGCCATCAGACGATTGACGGCGGCCGCTAAATCCCGCTCGAATTTTTTGGGGCTGAGTGGAGTAAAGGGAGATTCCGGCATCTGCTGGACCGGGACCAGGAGGCCGGTTTCTCCATCTTCAACGACCTCTGGAATCCCTCCAACAGCAGATGCAACCACAGCCGTCTCGCAAGCCATCGCTTCAAGGTTGATAATTCCAAACGGTTCATAGATAGAGGGACAACAAAAGACCGCCGCGTGTGAATAGAATTGGATCACGCTTCGCTTGTCCAGCATTTCGGGAATCCAGATCACACCAGGTCTGGCAGCAGAGACCTCTTTGACCGCAGCCTCCATTTCAGCGGCGATTTCTGCGGTATCGGGAGCCCCGGCACAGAGCACCACCTGGAAATCAGCGTCGAAATATTTGATGGCTCGAACCAGATGGATGATGCCTTTCTGACGGGTAATTCGTCCGACAAACAACACAAACGGCTTGGACGGATCTACCCCGTAGCGTTGCAGTGCGTCGGCCGATGATTGTTTCTGATATTCATTTGGATCAATGCCATTGTGGATGACCTTGATCTTCTCTTCAGCGATGCGAAAATGGTGCAGGATATCCTGTTTGGTTCCATAGGAAACTGCGATCACGGCGTCGGCCATCTCCAGAGCTGCTCGTTCCACCCAGGAGGAGAAATCGTATCCCCCCTTGAGTTGTTCCCGTTTCCAAGGGCGGAGCGGCTCCAAGGAATGCGTCGTGATGATGAGCGGGATCCCGTAATTCAGCTTCGCGAGGATTCCACCAAGATGGGTATACCAGGTATGACAATGAACGAGATCGGCCTCAATGCCATGGGTGTTGAAGTGCAAGCCCCTCTGAACGGCACCAAACACAGACTCCAAATATTTCGGGCACCCGTAATCGATCTTCTCGAGTTTAAACCCTCTGACGTGCAGGTTCTGCTGTGCCAGATACTGGTCACCAAAACACCGAACTTCCACCGGAACCAGCTTCGCTAATTCCTTACTCAGGTATTCCACATGAACACCTGCTCCACCATAGGTGTAGGGCGGGTATTCGTTACTGAGCATCAGCACTTTCATGTGGAGAGTTCTTTCTCTGGTCGGTTGAAAACACCTTGCGTCGATATGGGCATCAGATCTTGCTTTATGCGTCAACCGTTAGCTGCGAAACGACGATATAACTAGTCGACAAAACATTCAAGCCCACGACCAGTTGCCCATCACTCCTCAAAGTTCAAGACTTAGATTCTGGAGATCAAAAAAGATATCCGACTCCGCAATCATCGCCATAAATTGGTGATCCCTCTCCCCATTACGACGACACCGGGGTTACTAGCACCGTTCTCGTAAACTCCCCAGTTGCAGAGAGTTGGCTGACTTAGCCATACTCTCTAGAGGATATCCACCATTGAACAATTCCTTTCGAGAGAGGGCGCACGCAGAAGACTCACGCTCAAGCGTGGCGGTAGATGAGGTCCAACGGGAAGTTGCCGTTTCGCCTGAACTCCCGAAGTAATTGCGCTATGCCAATGCTTCGGGCATTCTGCAACTGACGTCGAGGAATCAGTGCTGGCAGGAGGACCGCCGGTGAAACGACATATCCGAACCAGAATCCAGCTGACCGCAAGCGTGCTTGCCGTGCTGACGTGCTGGTTGGGAACCGAGGCTTGGGCCTATACGTCGACACTGGTGAAGGATGGGGCTACCGTGCACGGGATCGTAACCGTCACCGAAACCACCCCAGCGCCTCAAGAATTCGAGTTGCGTCGCTTCCCTGACCACGAATATTGTAGCAAGCTTTCGGATGGCTCTGGATTTCGACTTCTACGAGAAGTGACGGCCCGACCGGACGGGGGATTGAAAGATGTCGTCGTGGTCGTGGAAGGCGTAGAGCGCGGTAAACCCTTCTCCGTCACTAACGCGAAAGTAGAAGCAACGCTCTGCCAGTTTCTCCCGTTTGTCACCGTAGTCGGCAACACACGTCGCGTCACGGTATTCAATCGAGATCCTGTTCCCCACGATATCCAGGGATTTGTTCCCGATCAACCAGGGAACGAGAAGGTCTTCTCTCGGCCATCGTTACGGGCAAGGGGAACCACCGATCTCGTGCGGCTCGCAGAGGGGCACCATGTCTTTACCATGCAGTGCAGCATGCACCCCTACATGCAGAACTGGGGCTATGCCGTCGATACTCCCTATTATGCAGTGACAGATGCGACGGGCTCCTTCTCCATCGAGGACCTCCCGCCTGGAACCTATCGCCTTAAGGCCTGGCATCCCATTCTTGGGACGCAAGAGCAGGAACTCAACGTGGCCCCGAATGAGACGGTCTCACTCGAGCTGTCGTTTAAAGCCAAGTTCTGATTCGTGGTGCACATGCACAACATCTACCCTCCGCCGCTTATTCATGCTCAGAAGATGGCCTTGTCATACGTGCTAGTGACACTGAGAGGAATGACGAGTGCCATTCACATAGCTCCACCAATCATTGGGAGTTACTCTCCCCGCAGCAAGCTGTGTCTCCTCTACGGGCGAGCGTCCTTTGTGCTGGAGGACGAGACTGGCTTGGTGCCCGTTGTAGTCTTGGGTAGCTGCGATTGAGGCGTTGCTGAAGGATGGCGATCTTGTGCGCCTGACCGGTTTCGTACAGGTGTTGAAGAGTGACCCTCCACGGGAGGTCAGAGTCCAGGCAACCGCGATTCAAATCCTCGACTCACACTGATTCAGCGACAGCCGCATGACAGCCTGATCCAAAGAAACATGGTCCGACGCCTTAATTCTCACCAGCGTGCGCAGAAGGAGATTTTCCCCCTCTCCCCTTGATCATCCGGCGGAAGTGCAAGGCACGAACCGCCTCTCTATCTCTTTCCTTGAGCTGCCCCTGCTAAAGGAGGGCTTTGAAATTGCTCTCTGCCTCTCATTCTGGACCGATCTGCTATCGAGGCTTGCTTGCATATTCATCCAGCTTCTTCTCGACATCTTGCAACGTGCGCACGGCATCATTGTATCTTCGTGGTTTACCATCGTGCATTTCCACGTTACCCTTGAGATAAAGGTGAACTTCGTTCCGATATTCTCGAAGCTCATGCAGCTTGTTGCGAAGCGCCTGTTTGTAAACCCCCTTGGAGTTGAGGCAGTCAATGACTTTGCGAAATTTCGCCTTTTTCGATACGAGACCATGTTGAACGCCGAATTCGTATAGCAGCGTTTCGATAACTGCCACAACTGGCAGTGTACAATGCCACTCCCACACTGTTCCCGCAGTGAGTCCAAGATTCCAAGTATTCAAGTGCCATCGATTGATGTCGCATAGCTGAATGATGCAAGCGACCGTTCGTTGCCTTTCATGCGAGAGATACGGCCACCTCGTTTTTAAATCATAAAGCTTGCGAATGTGGCCCCTGGGGAATTTGATCCGTACAAACTTCTTGTTTGTGTGAGCCGTGTTCGTCAACTCTAGAGGGGCTCCGGAAATTCGGACAGTGTAGCTAAGTGGTAGCCTGGCTTCACCGATGCCACCGGGTGGGTAACGAGCCAAAGGAGCGAGGCAATGAAGAGCAGACGACGGAATTACGGAGCGACCTTCAAGGCAGGTCGCCTTGGCGGCGGTCAAAGGTGACAAGACGCTGGCCGAGTGGCGGAGCAATTCAGTGTCCACCCACGCAGATCACCGAATGGAAGCAGCAGTTGCTGGCGCGAGCCGCGGATGTGTTTGGTGGGGCGAAGGCTCCATCAGAGACGCCGGATCTTAAGCCCTTCATGCGAAGATCGGGCAACTGGCGCTGGAGAATGATTTGTGAAGGGGCGCTCATCAAGGGCGGCTTGCTGAGCGCAAAGCGACGATCGATCGCACGCACCCTTGCCAGTCGTGCGGCAATGCCAACTCCTGAAGCTGGCCCGCTCGACCGGCTTGCCAGCCGACGCCGGTCTCCGGAGACGACGCTGGCGTTGATGCGGCGGATCGACGAGCTGCATTGCACTGTCCGTTTTGCCGGGGCGCGGATGTTACGCGATCTTCTTGCGGCAGGAGGGCCATGCCATTGGACGGCGCCAGGTGGCCACGCTCATGCGCCGGATGGGGATTGAGCGCTGTATCGGAAACCGCATCTGAGTCGGCGGCATACGCCCACACCATCTATCCGTATCTCTCCGCGATCTCACGATCAGTCGTCCCAATCACATCTGGGCGGCCGATATCACCACAGTACGCCCAGCCAACGAAGCCCGCCTGTCTGGGACTGAGTTGCTTGAGCATTCTGGAATGCATGGCTCGATGAAGGAGTGTGGCAATGACGAGCATGCCTCCCCTCTACACGAGAAGGAGTGAGCCGAAGCGGCGGTGACTTGCCGGACACTGGCAAGGTGACGAAGTCCGCAGGAAACGGGGCGTGCGGCGAAGGGGTTACGCCAAGATGCGCCTCTAGGCTGAGCACGGGATGGTTGAGGAACACGCACCTATTGACACGCATCTGAGGGTTGAAATGTCACCCCCTGCCTACACCGCTTTCCAGGCAGGACGCGGATCCGTGCCCCGTCACGTATGGACGGGAACGGCGAATGCAGGCTGGACATGTACGCTGGCCAGCAGGAGTCATGGGAGCGTAGCCAGACCACGACGTCTGCGACGACTTGCGGAACGCAAGGAGAAAGACTGCGATAGGCAACCTCGCCCGTGTGAAGTCCAGCGTGAACTGGGGAAGGCGTGTACCGATAACCGATGACAAGGAGGTGTCCCGACGCGGTAGCGTTGACGGAGCCCTCGTAGTCAGTCCGAGGTCGGGAGCCGGCCACATGGCGAAGGGGGTAGTGTAAGCGGCATGTGGAAGATTACCTGACCACATAGGAGAAGACCTTTGATAATCAGGGAAATGCAACACGCAAGCTGGCAACGTGGTCAATGGGGAACCCTGAACGTAAGTTGATCGACTCCTGAGACTGATTGCTGATCGAGCATGGCTGGCAGAAGCCGCGCGCATCGCTCGCATCCAGTGGTGCGCGAACGCCGGGCGTCGATGGGGTCGACAAGACCATGATGAC from Nitrospira sp. includes these protein-coding regions:
- a CDS encoding carboxypeptidase regulatory-like domain-containing protein — its product is MPRHIRMGFWLTAGTLLVLSTCLSTEAWAYQPGPVKNGAVVRGSVTVTGTVPAPKEFELRRYPDHEFCSELSDTQGYRSLREVTFRPDGGLKDVVVAIEGVEHGKPFSFTDAEVEADLCRFLPFVTVINDTRQVTVFNRDPVPHDIQGLAIDQPESDMVFYQPSVEASGTTANIQLAKGQHVFTMRCSLHPYMQNWGYAVDNPYYAVTDASGAFSIEDLPPGTYRLKAWHPILGTHEQELTVAANETISVELWFKANF
- a CDS encoding carboxypeptidase regulatory-like domain-containing protein produces the protein MKRHIRTRIQLTASVLAVLTCWLGTEAWAYTSTLVKDGATVHGIVTVTETTPAPQEFELRRFPDHEYCSKLSDGSGFRLLREVTARPDGGLKDVVVVVEGVERGKPFSVTNAKVEATLCQFLPFVTVVGNTRRVTVFNRDPVPHDIQGFVPDQPGNEKVFSRPSLRARGTTDLVRLAEGHHVFTMQCSMHPYMQNWGYAVDTPYYAVTDATGSFSIEDLPPGTYRLKAWHPILGTQEQELNVAPNETVSLELSFKAKF
- the glgA gene encoding glycogen synthase, with amino-acid sequence MKVLMLSNEYPPYTYGGAGVHVEYLSKELAKLVPVEVRCFGDQYLAQQNLHVRGFKLEKIDYGCPKYLESVFGAVQRGLHFNTHGIEADLVHCHTWYTHLGGILAKLNYGIPLIITTHSLEPLRPWKREQLKGGYDFSSWVERAALEMADAVIAVSYGTKQDILHHFRIAEEKIKVIHNGIDPNEYQKQSSADALQRYGVDPSKPFVLFVGRITRQKGIIHLVRAIKYFDADFQVVLCAGAPDTAEIAAEMEAAVKEVSAARPGVIWIPEMLDKRSVIQFYSHAAVFCCPSIYEPFGIINLEAMACETAVVASAVGGIPEVVEDGETGLLVPVQQMPESPFTPLSPKKFERDLAAAVNRLMADSGMREQFAQAGRRRAEQLFSWAAIAKETRSLYQQLVSLH